In Sporomusaceae bacterium, the following proteins share a genomic window:
- a CDS encoding dicarboxylate/amino acid:cation symporter yields MHLSNKILIGLVLGVIVGLVVGPEGLGFAKKWVAPVGTLFINMIKMIIVPLVLASLIVGACSLGDVRKLGRIGGKTVSFYLITTAIAVTIGIVVALVMSPGEGLKLPANAAYKGKEAPPIMDVIVNMVPTNVVKAMESADMLQIIVFALFVGIGITLVGQKAKPVEAFFDGLAEVTYKIVGIIMELAPYGVFALILPVVAANGPKVLIPLAKVIGAVYIGCILHLAITYTTALKVVGGMSPIKFFKGILPAQMIAFSTCSSAATLPVTMKNTQENLGVSKEVSSFVLPLGATINMDGTAIYQGASALFVAQVYGIDLSLSQMLIIVLTGTLASIGAAGVPGAGLIMLTLTLQSVGLPLEGIALIAGIDRILDMARTTLNITGDAVCAVFVQNSENKRAESTPSVSA; encoded by the coding sequence ATGCATTTGTCCAACAAGATCCTCATCGGTCTGGTTCTGGGCGTGATCGTGGGCCTGGTCGTGGGGCCCGAGGGCCTCGGCTTCGCCAAAAAGTGGGTCGCTCCGGTAGGTACGCTGTTCATTAACATGATCAAGATGATCATTGTTCCTCTCGTGCTGGCGTCGCTGATCGTCGGCGCGTGCAGCCTGGGCGACGTGCGCAAGCTCGGTCGGATCGGCGGCAAAACGGTCTCATTCTATCTGATAACAACCGCGATCGCTGTTACTATCGGCATTGTCGTGGCGCTTGTCATGTCGCCGGGCGAAGGCCTGAAGCTGCCGGCAAACGCCGCCTACAAAGGCAAAGAGGCTCCCCCCATCATGGATGTTATCGTCAACATGGTGCCCACGAACGTTGTCAAAGCTATGGAAAGCGCCGATATGTTGCAGATTATCGTTTTCGCCTTGTTCGTCGGTATCGGCATAACTCTGGTCGGTCAAAAAGCTAAACCGGTTGAGGCATTCTTTGACGGGCTGGCTGAGGTTACATACAAAATAGTCGGCATAATTATGGAGCTTGCCCCTTACGGCGTGTTCGCGCTCATTCTCCCCGTCGTGGCCGCCAATGGCCCCAAGGTGCTTATTCCGCTCGCCAAGGTAATCGGCGCCGTTTATATAGGCTGTATCCTTCATCTGGCGATTACTTATACGACAGCTTTAAAAGTTGTCGGCGGCATGAGCCCGATAAAGTTCTTCAAGGGTATCCTGCCGGCCCAGATGATCGCCTTCTCGACCTGCAGCAGTGCCGCCACCCTGCCGGTGACGATGAAGAATACCCAGGAGAATCTCGGTGTGTCCAAGGAAGTCTCCAGCTTCGTGCTGCCGCTGGGCGCGACCATCAACATGGACGGCACGGCCATCTATCAGGGCGCGTCGGCGCTGTTCGTCGCCCAGGTTTACGGCATCGACCTTTCGCTTAGCCAGATGCTGATAATCGTGTTGACCGGCACCTTGGCCTCGATCGGCGCCGCCGGCGTTCCCGGAGCTGGCCTTATCATGCTCACCCTGACACTGCAGTCCGTCGGCCTGCCGCTGGAAGGCATCGCGCTGATTGCCGGCATCGACCGCATCCTTGACATGGCCCGCACGACCCTCAACATCACCGGTGATGCGGTTTGCGCCGTTTTTGTCCAGAATTCCGAGAATAAACGCGCCGAATCTACGCCTTCCGTCTCAGCCTGA